CGCGGTGGTGGTGGGCACGCGCCCGGCCCGGCCGGACGACGCCTTGGCGCCGGGGGCGCGGCTGCGCCTGCATGCCTTTGCGCCGGAGGTGTACGGCGTGGTTCCGGAGCCCCATCCCCTCGAGGTGTTGTACGAAGACGACCACGTGCTCGTCGTCAACAAGCCGGCGGGGATGATCGTCCACCCCGACCGTCCGGGAGGGGGCGGCACCCTGGCCAACGCCGTGGCCTACCATTACCTGCTGCACGGGATTGCCGCCAAGCCGCGCCACATCCATCGGCTGGATCGCGACACCACCGGCGCCGTGCTGTACGCCAAGCACCCGTGGGCCCATGCCGTGCTCGACGCCGAGCTGCGCGAGCGCCGTGTGCGCCGCGAATACGTGGCCCTTGTGGCCGGGCGGCTGCGGAAAAAGCGGGGGACGCTGCGGTTTCCCATTGCCCGCGACCGGCAGGATCGGCAGCGGCGCCGGGTGTCACCGGCGGGGCAGCCGGCGGTGACCCATTACGAGGTCCTCGAAACCTTCCGCGACGCCACACTCGTCCGCGCCTGGCTGGAGACGGGCCGGACGCACCAGATCCGCGTCCATTTTGCGCACATCGGCCATCCGCTCGTCGGCGATGCGTTGTACGGCGGGCCGCCGGCGGCCATCGGGCGGCAGGCGCTGCACGCGTGGCGCATAACTTTTCCACATCCGCTCACCGGGGTGTGGGAGACGGTGGAAGCGCCGTGGCCGGACGACCTCAAGGAGGCGGTGGCCGACGCACGAGGACGAGGGAAGGGGAAGGCGCTGACGAACGCGTAACGGTCGGCATTCCTCGGGATGTGTGAGGGGCTTTTGCAGGCGGAGACAATCCAAGCAGTGCCAAAGGGGAGGGGCGGGAATGGACAAGCGCCTTGCGCGTCAGGTGGTGGAAATTGGGCGCGCGCTGTACGACAAGGGTCTTGTTGCCGGGGCAGAAGGCAACATCAGCGTGCGCCTGTCCGCGGACACCATCCTGATCACGCCGAGCGGCAAAAACAAGGGCGCCTTGACGGAAGACGACCTGGTGGTGGTCGACCTGA
This Calditerricola satsumensis DNA region includes the following protein-coding sequences:
- a CDS encoding RluA family pseudouridine synthase, with product MAAFRRKGEWLEVVVPEAWQGGTVDAVLAGPLRVPARLRRAWYRKGAVVVGTRPARPDDALAPGARLRLHAFAPEVYGVVPEPHPLEVLYEDDHVLVVNKPAGMIVHPDRPGGGGTLANAVAYHYLLHGIAAKPRHIHRLDRDTTGAVLYAKHPWAHAVLDAELRERRVRREYVALVAGRLRKKRGTLRFPIARDRQDRQRRRVSPAGQPAVTHYEVLETFRDATLVRAWLETGRTHQIRVHFAHIGHPLVGDALYGGPPAAIGRQALHAWRITFPHPLTGVWETVEAPWPDDLKEAVADARGRGKGKALTNA